The region CGTCAACCAACGCGCTAGCCGAGCGGGCATTTTTGCCCTGAGCCTTGAAACCACCGAAACGGGCCACGTGCTGCGGGGTCAATCCGATATGCCCCTGCACCGGAACGCCGGAATCAACAATGGCCCGCACGTGCTCCAGAAACGGAAAACCGCCTTCAAGCTTTACGGCCCGCGCCCCGGTACAGCTGAGAAATTTACCTGCATTTTCAACAGCCATCTGCACAGAGGGCTGGTAGGACATAAAGGGCAGGTCGCCCACAATCAAAGCCTTCTCTACTCCGCGGGATACCGCTGCCGCATGGTGCAACATATCATCCATGGTGACGGAAAGAGTATCCTCATAACCGAGTACAACCATCCCCAGAGAATCGCCGACAAGGATCATATCCACACCCGCAGCATCCACAATCTGCCCTGAAGGATAATCGTAAGCAGTAACCATGGAGATCTTGCGTTGCCCTTTAAGGGCGGCTATATCGGGAGCCGTTAATTTTTTCATATTTTCCTCACATATTTAAAAAAGACTGATTAAGGAAGTTTTTCAGTGCAGTTTTCTGATATGGGCATGCAAAAACTAAATCAAGTCTAGTGAAAAATGTATCATGCATAAAAAAAAGAGGCCAGGAACACCCGGACCTCTTTTAAACAACTTTAAAAATGACAAAAACTACAGCTCTTGCATGACCCAGACGACCCGTCCTACAACATGCTTTTCATGATTTTCAACCGGAATGTACTGCTCCGGATGCTGCTCATTGTCAGGACGCAGAATGAACCGGGAATTTTCCGGATCAAAAAAGACCCTGCGGATAACCACACCCTGATAAGGAACATGTACAGCGTAGATATCGCCGGCCATAAGTCTTTTCTGGGAATCATCGATTCCTACAAAAGCTTCCCTGCGTATAGACGGCTCCATGGAAGAACCTTCGGCTTTCAAAACAACCAGTGAAGAGCGGTAGTATGTTTCCGGGATGCTAAGCTCTGAAACCTGCTGCGGTTTCCAGCTA is a window of Maridesulfovibrio sp. DNA encoding:
- a CDS encoding S24 family peptidase; protein product: MSKWFDESLERIKKATGTRTQVQLAEILNIRQSSISDAKRRSSIPAEWFIKLYRTHGLNPEWLSDGIEPVYLKPGKGKIAADQILSETTAQYGQVQSRGRIVPVSSMAGEDVGADSWKPQQVSELSIPETYYRSSLVVLKAEGSSMEPSIRREAFVGIDDSQKRLMAGDIYAVHVPYQGVVIRRVFFDPENSRFILRPDNEQHPEQYIPVENHEKHVVGRVVWVMQEL
- the panB gene encoding 3-methyl-2-oxobutanoate hydroxymethyltransferase, which codes for MKKLTAPDIAALKGQRKISMVTAYDYPSGQIVDAAGVDMILVGDSLGMVVLGYEDTLSVTMDDMLHHAAAVSRGVEKALIVGDLPFMSYQPSVQMAVENAGKFLSCTGARAVKLEGGFPFLEHVRAIVDSGVPVQGHIGLTPQHVARFGGFKAQGKNARSASALVDEALALEEAGCFSIVLEAVPHEVAQEITRRVSVPTIGIGAGPDTDGQVLVYHDILGLFDRFVPKFVKKFAQLRGESIEAVKHYIAEVGNGSFPAECNFSKMEAGELKQFKALLQDKE